The Micromonospora sp. M71_S20 genome has a window encoding:
- the topA gene encoding type I DNA topoisomerase, with protein MPSRAGTTRLVIVESPAKAKTISGYLGPGYVVEASFGHVRDLPRNAADVPAKYKGEPWARLGVDVDNGFHALYVVSADRKQQISKLVKLAKEVDEIFLATDEDREGEAIAWHLVETLKPKVPVKRMVFHEITKPAIQAAVANPREIDRDLVDAQEARRILDRLYGYEVSPVLWKKVMPKLSAGRVQSVATRIVVERERQRMAFRTAEYWDILATLAVTNAGEGPRTFNATLVALNGDRIATGKDFEPTTGRVRAGAGVVHLDSGGARGLAARLEGRPFTVTRVEEKPYRRRPYAPFITSTLQQEAARKLRFSSQQTMRTAQRLYENGYITYMRTDSVNLSETAIAAARRQIVELYGERSVPPEPRRYTGKVKNAQEAHEAIRPAGDNFRTPGDVAKELSAEEFKLYELIWRRTIASQMTDAVGSSVSVRIRAVSSAQEEADFGATGKTITDPGFLRAYVESSDDENAEAEDAERRLPNLVKDQPLTADELAAQGHHTQPPSRYTEASLVKALEELGIGRPSTYASIMQTIQDRGYVTKRGQAMIPTFLAFAVIGLLERHYPRLIDYDFTASMENELDEIAGGDHAAVDFLTAFYFGSANGAGDQDIARSGGLKKLVTENLNEIDARSVNSIPLFTDDEGREVVVRVGRYGPYLQRAVPGEQQAPAAEGEEGGGQGDRAPIPEGLAPDELTPEKVHELFLGGGGERKLGDDPATGEPILLKSGRFGPYVASGERKSSLLRSQSPDSLTFDEALKLLSLPRLVGVAPDGTEVFANNGRYGPYVKQGDEFRSLDSEEKMFTVTLDEALALLSAPKARQRRAAAPPLREMGVDPLTEKPLVIKDGRFGPYVTDGETNASLRRGQTPEALTIEEASEMLAEKRAKGPAPKKTAAKKTAAKKAPAKKATAAKKTAAATKSTAAKKTTTAKATTARKTPAKKAAPRKATTSTD; from the coding sequence GTGCCGAGCAGAGCTGGAACCACCCGTCTGGTCATCGTCGAGTCACCGGCGAAGGCCAAGACGATCTCGGGCTATCTCGGCCCGGGGTACGTCGTGGAGGCCAGCTTCGGCCACGTCCGGGACCTCCCGCGCAACGCCGCCGACGTGCCGGCCAAGTACAAGGGCGAGCCGTGGGCCCGGCTCGGGGTGGACGTCGACAACGGCTTCCACGCCCTCTACGTGGTCTCCGCCGACCGGAAGCAGCAGATCAGCAAGCTGGTGAAGCTGGCCAAGGAGGTCGACGAGATCTTCCTGGCGACGGATGAGGACCGCGAGGGCGAGGCGATCGCCTGGCACCTGGTGGAGACGCTCAAGCCCAAGGTGCCGGTCAAGCGGATGGTCTTCCACGAGATCACCAAGCCGGCCATCCAGGCCGCGGTGGCCAACCCCCGCGAGATCGACCGGGACCTGGTCGACGCCCAGGAGGCCCGGCGCATCCTCGACCGCCTCTACGGCTACGAGGTCTCGCCCGTGCTGTGGAAGAAGGTCATGCCGAAGCTCTCGGCGGGCCGGGTGCAGTCCGTGGCGACCCGGATCGTGGTGGAGCGCGAGCGGCAGCGGATGGCCTTCCGCACGGCGGAATACTGGGACATCCTGGCCACGCTCGCCGTTACGAACGCCGGCGAGGGGCCGCGCACCTTCAACGCCACCCTGGTCGCGCTGAACGGCGACCGGATCGCCACCGGCAAGGACTTCGAGCCGACCACCGGCCGGGTGAGGGCCGGCGCGGGCGTCGTGCACCTCGACTCCGGCGGCGCCCGGGGTCTCGCGGCCCGCCTGGAGGGGCGGCCGTTCACCGTCACCCGGGTCGAGGAGAAGCCCTACCGCCGCCGCCCGTACGCGCCGTTCATCACCTCGACCCTCCAGCAGGAGGCGGCCCGCAAGCTGCGGTTCTCGTCGCAGCAGACGATGCGCACGGCGCAGCGGCTCTACGAGAACGGCTACATCACCTACATGCGTACTGACTCGGTGAACCTGTCGGAGACCGCCATCGCGGCGGCCCGCCGGCAGATCGTCGAGCTGTACGGCGAGCGCAGCGTGCCGCCGGAGCCGCGCCGCTACACCGGCAAGGTGAAGAACGCGCAGGAGGCGCACGAGGCGATCCGCCCGGCGGGGGACAACTTCCGCACCCCGGGCGACGTGGCAAAGGAGCTGTCGGCCGAGGAGTTCAAGCTCTACGAGCTGATCTGGCGGCGCACCATCGCCTCGCAGATGACCGACGCCGTCGGCTCCAGCGTCTCGGTGCGCATCCGCGCCGTCTCCTCCGCCCAGGAGGAGGCCGACTTCGGCGCGACCGGCAAGACCATCACCGACCCGGGCTTCCTGCGGGCGTACGTCGAGTCCAGCGACGACGAGAACGCCGAGGCCGAGGACGCCGAGCGTCGCCTGCCCAACCTGGTCAAGGACCAGCCGCTCACCGCCGACGAGCTGGCCGCGCAGGGCCACCACACCCAGCCGCCGTCGCGCTACACCGAGGCGTCGCTGGTGAAGGCGCTGGAGGAGCTGGGCATCGGCCGCCCGTCGACGTACGCGTCGATCATGCAGACGATCCAGGACCGCGGGTACGTGACCAAGCGCGGCCAGGCGATGATCCCGACCTTCCTGGCCTTCGCCGTGATCGGCCTGCTGGAGCGGCACTACCCGCGCCTGATCGACTACGACTTCACCGCCAGCATGGAGAACGAGCTGGACGAGATCGCCGGCGGCGACCACGCCGCCGTCGACTTCCTCACCGCGTTCTACTTCGGCAGCGCCAACGGCGCCGGTGACCAGGACATCGCCCGCTCGGGCGGGTTGAAGAAGCTGGTCACCGAGAACCTCAACGAGATCGACGCGCGCAGCGTCAACTCGATCCCGCTGTTCACCGACGACGAGGGCCGCGAGGTCGTCGTACGGGTGGGCCGCTACGGGCCGTACCTCCAGCGGGCGGTGCCGGGCGAGCAGCAGGCGCCGGCCGCCGAGGGCGAGGAGGGCGGCGGTCAGGGCGACCGGGCACCGATCCCCGAGGGGCTGGCGCCGGACGAGCTGACCCCGGAGAAGGTGCACGAGCTGTTCCTCGGCGGCGGGGGCGAGCGCAAGCTCGGCGACGACCCGGCCACCGGTGAGCCGATCCTGCTCAAGTCGGGCCGCTTCGGCCCTTACGTGGCCAGCGGCGAGCGCAAGTCGTCGCTGCTGCGCTCGCAGTCGCCGGACTCGCTGACCTTCGACGAGGCGCTGAAGCTGCTCAGCCTGCCCCGGCTGGTCGGGGTGGCCCCGGACGGCACCGAGGTTTTCGCGAACAACGGCCGCTACGGCCCGTACGTCAAGCAGGGTGACGAGTTCCGCTCGCTGGACTCCGAAGAGAAGATGTTCACCGTCACGCTGGACGAGGCGCTGGCACTGCTGTCGGCCCCGAAGGCCCGCCAGCGCCGGGCCGCCGCGCCGCCCCTGCGGGAGATGGGCGTCGACCCGCTGACCGAGAAGCCGCTGGTCATCAAGGACGGCCGGTTCGGCCCGTACGTCACCGACGGCGAGACGAACGCGTCGCTGCGGCGCGGCCAGACCCCGGAGGCGTTGACCATCGAGGAGGCCTCCGAGATGCTCGCCGAGAAGCGGGCGAAGGGGCCGGCGCCGAAGAAGACCGCCGCGAAGAAGACCGCCGCTAAGAAGGCGCCCGCCAAGAAGGCCACAGCGGCGAAGAAGACGGCTGCGGCGACCAAGTCGACGGCGGCCAAGAAGACCACGACGGCCAAGGCCACCACCGCCAGGAAGACCCCGGCGAAGAAGGCGGCCCCCCGAAAGGCCACCACCAGCACCGACTGA
- a CDS encoding D-arabinono-1,4-lactone oxidase, with amino-acid sequence MAGTAPPTLTAWSNWAGNQRANASAILRPTSLADVTEAVRAAATTGDRIRAVGSGHSFTGVAVTDGRRMELTDLHTGVRVDVDRRLVTVPAGITLRALNELLAAHGLALPNLGDIDAQTIAGAISTGTHGTGAGYGCLSTFVEALTLVTGTGEVLRCSADEHPDVFAAARVSLGALGVLVEVTLRCVDAFVLRAHERPAPLAAVLDELPSLIDRHDHVEFYWFPYTERVQVKANDRVAVDDRPLPRWRGWLDDEFLSNTLFAAACRLGRAVPALAPRISAVSARALTERRYTGRSDRVFCTPRRVRFTEMEYALPRDALREALDALRRIVDGLPFKVLFPVEVRFTAADDIWLSHGYGRESAYVAVHQYVGMPYEPYFRAFEQVAASLGGRPHWGKLHWRDAESLATVYPRWADFQALRARLDPHHLFTNPHLTRVLG; translated from the coding sequence ATGGCCGGTACCGCACCGCCAACCCTGACAGCCTGGTCCAACTGGGCCGGCAACCAACGCGCCAACGCCAGCGCCATCCTGCGCCCCACCTCCCTCGCCGACGTCACCGAGGCCGTCCGCGCCGCCGCGACGACCGGGGACCGGATCCGGGCGGTGGGCAGCGGCCACTCCTTCACCGGCGTCGCGGTCACCGACGGACGACGCATGGAACTGACCGACCTGCACACCGGGGTACGCGTCGACGTCGATCGCCGACTGGTCACCGTACCGGCCGGGATCACCCTGCGCGCGCTGAACGAACTGCTCGCCGCACACGGCCTGGCCCTACCCAACCTGGGCGACATCGACGCGCAGACGATCGCCGGCGCGATCTCCACCGGCACCCACGGCACCGGCGCCGGGTACGGCTGCCTGTCGACGTTCGTCGAGGCGCTCACCCTCGTCACCGGCACCGGCGAGGTGCTGCGCTGCTCCGCCGACGAGCACCCCGACGTCTTCGCCGCCGCCCGGGTGTCGCTGGGCGCCCTCGGCGTGCTCGTCGAGGTGACCCTGCGCTGCGTGGACGCCTTCGTGCTGCGCGCCCACGAGCGGCCGGCGCCACTGGCGGCCGTGCTCGACGAGTTGCCCTCGCTGATCGACAGGCACGACCACGTCGAGTTCTACTGGTTCCCGTACACCGAGCGCGTGCAGGTCAAGGCCAACGACCGGGTGGCCGTCGACGACCGGCCGCTGCCCCGGTGGCGCGGCTGGCTGGACGACGAGTTCCTCTCCAACACCCTCTTCGCGGCGGCCTGCCGCCTCGGCCGCGCCGTGCCGGCGCTCGCCCCCCGCATCAGCGCCGTCTCCGCCCGCGCGCTCACCGAGCGCCGCTACACCGGCCGCTCCGACCGGGTCTTCTGCACCCCGCGCCGGGTCCGCTTCACCGAGATGGAGTACGCGCTGCCGCGCGACGCCCTGCGCGAGGCGCTCGACGCGCTGCGCCGGATCGTCGACGGGCTGCCGTTCAAGGTGCTCTTCCCGGTCGAGGTGCGCTTCACCGCCGCCGACGACATCTGGCTCTCCCACGGCTACGGGCGCGAGTCGGCGTACGTGGCCGTCCACCAGTACGTCGGCATGCCGTACGAGCCGTACTTCCGGGCCTTCGAGCAGGTCGCCGCGAGCCTCGGCGGCCGGCCCCACTGGGGCAAGCTGCACTGGCGCGACGCGGAGTCGCTCGCGACGGTCTACCCCCGCTGGGCGGACTTCCAGGCGCTGCGCGCCCGCCTGGACCCGCACCACCTCTTCACCAACCCCCACCTGACCCGAGTCCTGGGCTGA
- a CDS encoding YbaB/EbfC family nucleoid-associated protein has translation MPRGEIDEAWIEEAVRRYRRIESLQTEFDQAVSTVEVTVRSPDGLVEVVVTAGGRITDVRFLGPLHTRNPRDVAGSVQAAVTAAADAAQWAREKLHNETFAAYRPLAGA, from the coding sequence ATGCCGCGGGGGGAGATCGACGAGGCCTGGATCGAGGAGGCGGTGCGGCGCTACCGCCGGATCGAGTCCCTCCAGACCGAGTTCGACCAGGCGGTGTCGACCGTCGAGGTCACCGTGCGATCGCCCGACGGGCTGGTCGAGGTGGTGGTCACCGCCGGCGGGCGGATCACCGACGTGCGCTTCCTCGGCCCGCTGCACACCCGCAACCCCCGCGACGTCGCCGGCTCGGTGCAGGCGGCGGTCACCGCGGCGGCCGACGCCGCCCAGTGGGCCCGGGAGAAGCTGCACAACGAGACCTTCGCCGCCTACCGGCCGCTGGCGGGAGCCTGA
- a CDS encoding TetR/AcrR family transcriptional regulator, protein MLDACAELVDEVGYEGLTTTLLAERAEVAIGSVYQFFPDKRAIVQALTLRTMESYLQRLDERFASDDLTHWWDGVDAGIDEYITMHRTVPGFRTLHFGDVVDLHLLDEQRDNNGVIADQLARVLAERFGLDVPDLRFHLEIAVEAADALIKLAFRRLPEGDDRVLVEAKALIREYLHRQVDAPAGADQPG, encoded by the coding sequence ATGCTGGACGCCTGTGCCGAACTCGTCGACGAGGTGGGGTACGAGGGTCTGACCACGACCCTGCTCGCCGAGCGTGCCGAGGTGGCGATCGGGTCGGTCTACCAGTTCTTCCCGGACAAGCGGGCGATCGTGCAGGCGCTGACCCTGCGCACGATGGAGTCCTACCTCCAGCGGCTCGACGAGCGGTTCGCCTCCGACGACCTGACCCACTGGTGGGACGGGGTCGACGCGGGCATCGACGAGTACATCACGATGCACCGCACCGTTCCGGGTTTCCGTACCCTGCACTTCGGCGACGTGGTCGACCTGCACCTGCTCGACGAGCAGCGGGACAACAACGGAGTGATCGCGGACCAGTTGGCCCGCGTGCTCGCCGAGCGCTTCGGGCTGGACGTGCCCGACCTCCGCTTCCACCTGGAGATCGCCGTGGAGGCGGCCGACGCGCTGATCAAGTTGGCGTTCCGCCGGCTGCCCGAGGGCGACGACCGCGTGCTGGTCGAGGCGAAGGCACTGATCCGGGAGTACCTGCACCGTCAGGTCGACGCCCCGGCCGGCGCCGACCAGCCCGGCTGA
- a CDS encoding alanine racemase, translated as MAIESDKLRERLDRATAHLDPPYAVVDLAAFDGNAAALAERADGKPVRIASKSVRARDLIGRALARPGWRGVMAFTLPEAIWLVRAGVTDDALVAYPTADRGALAALAADPALAGAVTLMIDGTDQLDLVDAVCPPGRRPELRVCLDLDASWRPLGGRVHVGVRRSPVHSARAAGALAATVAARAGFRLVGLMAYEAQIAGLGDAPPGRAVLGSAIRLAQRGSYRELLARRGAAVAAVREHADLEFVNGGGTGSVAATSADPAVTEVTAGSGLYGPTLFDAYRAWRPTPAASFACAVVRRPGPGLATVLGGGWIASGPAEDSRLPRPWLPEGLKFIGTEGAGEVQTPLAGAAAGALRVGDRVWFRHAKAGELCERVNELHLVEGDAVVATVPTYRGEGHAFL; from the coding sequence GTGGCCATCGAAAGCGACAAACTTCGTGAGCGCCTCGACCGGGCGACCGCGCACCTCGACCCGCCGTACGCCGTCGTGGACCTCGCGGCCTTCGACGGCAACGCCGCCGCGCTGGCCGAACGGGCCGACGGCAAGCCGGTCCGGATCGCCAGCAAGTCGGTCCGCGCCCGGGACCTGATCGGCCGGGCGCTGGCGCGACCCGGATGGCGGGGCGTGATGGCCTTCACCCTGCCCGAGGCGATCTGGCTGGTCCGCGCCGGCGTGACCGACGACGCGCTGGTGGCGTACCCCACGGCCGACCGGGGGGCGCTCGCCGCGCTCGCCGCCGACCCGGCGCTCGCCGGGGCCGTCACGCTGATGATCGACGGCACCGACCAGCTCGACCTCGTCGACGCCGTGTGCCCGCCCGGGCGCCGCCCCGAGCTGCGGGTCTGCCTGGACCTGGACGCCTCCTGGCGACCGCTGGGCGGGCGGGTGCACGTCGGGGTGCGCCGGTCGCCGGTGCACAGCGCCCGGGCCGCCGGCGCGCTCGCCGCCACCGTCGCGGCCCGCGCGGGCTTCCGGCTGGTCGGGCTGATGGCGTACGAGGCGCAGATCGCCGGCCTCGGCGACGCGCCGCCCGGGCGGGCGGTGCTCGGCTCCGCGATCCGGCTGGCCCAGCGCGGGTCGTACCGCGAGTTGCTGGCCCGCCGGGGCGCGGCGGTGGCCGCCGTACGCGAACACGCCGACCTGGAGTTCGTCAACGGCGGCGGTACCGGCAGCGTGGCCGCGACCAGCGCCGACCCCGCGGTCACCGAGGTCACCGCGGGATCGGGCCTGTACGGGCCGACGCTGTTCGACGCGTACCGCGCCTGGCGCCCCACCCCGGCGGCGTCCTTCGCCTGCGCGGTGGTCCGCCGCCCGGGGCCCGGCCTGGCCACCGTGCTCGGCGGCGGCTGGATCGCCTCCGGCCCGGCCGAGGACAGCCGGCTGCCCCGGCCGTGGCTGCCGGAGGGCCTGAAGTTCATCGGCACCGAGGGGGCCGGCGAGGTGCAGACCCCGCTGGCCGGCGCGGCGGCCGGCGCGCTGCGGGTCGGCGACCGGGTGTGGTTCCGGCACGCGAAGGCCGGCGAGCTGTGCGAGCGCGTCAACGAGTTGCACCTGGTCGAGGGGGATGCGGTCGTGGCCACCGTGCCCACCTACCGGGGCGAGGGCCACGCCTTCCTCTGA
- the tmk gene encoding dTMP kinase — translation MLGAASFGDWFGLLATSVFAASQVEGSTAQGAAFGGVIAIRLLPALVLGPIAGVFADRFDRRWTMVICDVLRFLLFASIPLAALLGAPGGAVVLWAAIATFLIESLTLLWIPAKEAAVPNLIPRARLEAANQLTLITTYGLTPVLAALVLAALDGIVRAATGGSTPDWAAPADLALWFNAFSRLATALVVAYGIKEISQGQSAEREGAEQSMLRQFKEGWRYIGQTPLVRGLVLGIFGAFAGGGIVIGTAKFFATSLGAGDAAFYLLFGAIFIGLALGIGLGPMIVKDMSRRRWFGMSIVLASASVMALAFAIHLSMAMVGAILVGAGAGMAFLSGTTLLGGEIADEVRGRVFAVVQIGTRLVLILAIGLSSLLAGVGGSRRLELADLGISISSTRMLLLAAGAAGIFAGISAFGQMDDKKGVPVLADLWGSIRGRPLMPAEPFVSAGLFVVFEGGEGAGKSTQLAALAERLRGQGRDVVVTREPGATAVGERIRSLLLGAPGSDVPSPRAEALLYAADRAHHVATVVRPALVRGAVVISDRYVDSSLAYQGAGRTLPADEVSWLSSWATGGLKPDLVVLLDVEPHTGLARVAARAEAADHLEAESVAFHERVRYAFLDLAAADPKRYLVLDASRPVEEIAGQVARRIEEMFGTPGGIVHPRPAHGPDTSVQPELSESELVPMEHRT, via the coding sequence GTGCTCGGCGCGGCCTCCTTCGGCGACTGGTTCGGCCTGCTCGCCACGTCGGTCTTCGCCGCCTCCCAGGTCGAGGGGAGCACCGCCCAGGGCGCCGCCTTCGGTGGTGTGATCGCCATCCGGCTGCTGCCGGCGCTGGTGCTGGGTCCGATCGCCGGCGTGTTCGCCGACCGCTTCGACCGGCGCTGGACCATGGTCATCTGCGACGTGTTGCGGTTCCTGCTCTTCGCCTCGATCCCGCTCGCCGCGCTGCTCGGCGCCCCCGGCGGTGCGGTGGTCCTCTGGGCGGCGATCGCCACCTTCCTGATCGAGTCGCTCACGCTGCTGTGGATCCCGGCCAAGGAGGCCGCGGTCCCCAACCTGATCCCGCGCGCCCGGCTGGAGGCCGCCAACCAGCTCACGCTGATCACCACGTACGGCCTCACGCCGGTCCTCGCCGCGCTGGTCCTCGCCGCGCTCGACGGCATCGTGCGGGCGGCCACGGGGGGCTCGACGCCGGACTGGGCCGCGCCGGCCGACCTGGCGCTCTGGTTCAACGCGTTCTCCCGGCTGGCCACCGCGCTGGTGGTGGCGTACGGCATCAAGGAGATCAGCCAGGGGCAGTCCGCAGAGCGGGAGGGCGCCGAGCAGAGCATGCTGCGCCAGTTCAAGGAGGGCTGGCGCTACATCGGCCAGACCCCGCTGGTCCGCGGCCTGGTGCTCGGCATCTTCGGCGCGTTCGCCGGTGGCGGCATCGTGATCGGCACCGCCAAGTTCTTCGCCACCTCGCTCGGCGCCGGTGACGCCGCCTTCTACCTGCTCTTCGGTGCCATCTTCATCGGCCTCGCCCTGGGCATCGGGCTCGGCCCGATGATCGTCAAGGACATGTCCCGGCGGCGCTGGTTCGGCATGAGCATCGTGCTGGCCAGCGCCTCGGTGATGGCCCTGGCCTTCGCCATCCACCTCTCCATGGCGATGGTCGGCGCGATCCTGGTCGGCGCGGGCGCCGGCATGGCCTTCCTCTCCGGCACCACCCTGCTCGGCGGGGAGATCGCCGACGAGGTGCGCGGCCGGGTCTTCGCGGTGGTGCAGATCGGCACCCGGCTGGTGCTGATCCTCGCGATCGGCCTCAGCAGCCTGCTCGCCGGCGTCGGCGGCTCGCGCCGGCTGGAGCTGGCGGACCTGGGCATCTCGATCTCGTCCACCCGAATGCTGCTGCTCGCCGCCGGAGCCGCCGGTATCTTCGCCGGGATCAGCGCGTTCGGGCAGATGGACGACAAGAAGGGCGTTCCCGTCCTGGCCGACCTCTGGGGCTCGATCCGGGGCCGCCCGCTGATGCCGGCCGAGCCGTTCGTCTCCGCCGGCCTCTTCGTGGTCTTCGAGGGCGGCGAGGGCGCCGGCAAGTCCACCCAGCTCGCCGCGCTCGCCGAGCGGCTGCGCGGGCAGGGGCGCGACGTGGTGGTCACCCGCGAGCCGGGCGCCACCGCCGTTGGCGAGCGGATCCGGTCGCTGCTGCTCGGCGCGCCCGGCTCCGACGTGCCGTCGCCGCGCGCCGAGGCGCTGCTCTACGCCGCCGACCGGGCGCACCACGTGGCCACCGTCGTCCGGCCGGCGCTCGTCCGGGGCGCGGTGGTGATCAGCGACCGGTACGTCGACTCGTCCCTGGCGTACCAGGGTGCGGGGCGGACGCTCCCCGCCGACGAGGTCTCCTGGCTCTCGTCCTGGGCCACCGGTGGGCTCAAGCCCGACCTGGTGGTGCTGCTGGACGTCGAGCCGCACACCGGCCTGGCCCGGGTGGCTGCCCGCGCCGAGGCGGCCGACCACCTGGAGGCCGAGTCCGTCGCCTTCCACGAGCGGGTCCGGTACGCCTTCCTCGACCTCGCCGCCGCCGACCCGAAGCGCTACCTGGTGCTCGACGCGTCCCGCCCGGTCGAGGAGATCGCCGGACAGGTGGCCCGGCGGATCGAGGAGATGTTCGGCACCCCCGGTGGCATCGTGCACCCCCGCCCCGCGCACGGGCCGGACACCTCGGTGCAGCCGGAGTTATCCGAATCGGAGCTGGTACCGATGGAGCACCGGACCTGA
- a CDS encoding DNA polymerase III subunit delta' translates to MPDVFADLVGQDEAVDTLRRAAAAASAVLRAAAPSTTDAAGDGSDALAEESDGGQPTAAVDPGAGMTHAWIFTGPPGSGRSVAARAFAAALQCAYGIGCGECPGCHTTMTGTHADVRMVVPEGLSIGVNEMRALVLRAASTPSGGRWQVVVIEDADRLTEAAGNALLKAIEEPPPRTVFLLCAPSTHPDDISVTIRSRCRVVPLAQPAPEAVAEVLVRRDGVAPDVARWAAAAAQGHVGRARRLARDPEARKRREAVLAVPRRLTGVGAAFDAASALIEAAEAEAEASVAEADAAERAALETALGAGGTGRGAAGAMRGAAGQLKDLEKRQRSRATRAQRDALDRALVDLAGFYRDALTMALRAPVAPVHTDTAALAGAGAQKWDAEGALRRLEAVLECRAAIEANVKPRIAVEAMMLSLWKG, encoded by the coding sequence ATGCCCGACGTCTTCGCCGACCTGGTCGGGCAGGACGAGGCGGTCGACACGCTGCGCCGCGCCGCCGCCGCGGCGTCCGCCGTGCTGCGCGCCGCCGCCCCGTCCACGACCGACGCCGCCGGGGACGGGTCCGACGCGCTCGCCGAGGAGTCCGACGGCGGCCAGCCGACGGCCGCCGTCGACCCGGGGGCGGGGATGACGCACGCCTGGATCTTCACCGGGCCGCCCGGGTCGGGCCGGTCGGTGGCGGCACGGGCCTTCGCCGCCGCCCTCCAGTGCGCGTACGGCATCGGCTGCGGCGAGTGCCCCGGCTGCCACACCACGATGACCGGCACCCACGCCGACGTCCGGATGGTGGTGCCGGAGGGGCTCTCCATCGGCGTCAACGAGATGCGGGCGCTGGTGCTGCGCGCCGCCAGCACCCCGTCGGGCGGGCGCTGGCAGGTGGTGGTGATTGAGGACGCCGACCGGCTCACCGAGGCGGCCGGCAACGCGCTGCTCAAGGCCATCGAGGAGCCGCCGCCGCGCACGGTCTTCCTGCTCTGCGCCCCGTCCACCCACCCGGACGACATCTCGGTGACCATCCGGTCGCGCTGCCGGGTCGTACCGCTGGCGCAGCCCGCGCCGGAGGCGGTGGCCGAGGTGCTGGTCCGCCGCGACGGCGTCGCGCCCGACGTGGCGCGGTGGGCGGCGGCGGCCGCGCAGGGGCACGTGGGGCGGGCCCGCCGGCTGGCCCGCGACCCGGAGGCGCGCAAGCGCCGGGAGGCCGTGCTCGCGGTGCCGCGCCGGCTGACCGGCGTGGGTGCCGCGTTCGACGCGGCGTCGGCGCTGATCGAGGCGGCTGAGGCGGAGGCCGAGGCGTCCGTCGCGGAGGCCGACGCGGCCGAGCGGGCGGCGCTGGAGACCGCGCTCGGCGCCGGCGGCACCGGGCGGGGGGCGGCCGGCGCGATGCGGGGCGCCGCCGGGCAGCTCAAGGACCTGGAGAAGCGGCAGAGGTCCCGGGCCACCCGGGCGCAGCGCGACGCGCTGGACCGGGCCCTGGTCGACCTGGCCGGCTTCTACCGCGACGCGCTCACCATGGCGCTGCGCGCCCCCGTGGCACCGGTGCACACCGACACCGCCGCGCTGGCCGGGGCGGGCGCGCAGAAGTGGGACGCCGAGGGGGCGCTGCGCCGCCTGGAGGCGGTGCTGGAGTGCCGGGCGGCGATCGAGGCGAACGTCAAGCCCCGGATCGCCGTCGAGGCGATGATGCTCTCGCTCTGGAAGGGCTGA